One Fontisphaera persica DNA window includes the following coding sequences:
- a CDS encoding PhoPQ-activated pathogenicity-related family protein yields the protein MNILPLMKRRAGFLITASNTLMLWTAAGICAMAATAAEERVRATPPTALDRYVASPDTNYQWQVVNTFTADQAKVVVIELTSQSWLTPQEVNRTLWRHWLTLTIPSNATHQTALLLIGGGSNDRPAPTKPDANALLLASTTRSVVANLSNVPNQPLVFADRTNRMSEDALIAYTWDKFLRTGDERWPARLPMTKAAVRAMDTITAFCATAQGGQRTIRHFVVAGASKRGWTTWAAGAVDPRVTGIMPVVIDVLNVVPSLKAHYAAYGFFAPAVGNYTYERIPDWMDTPQCRQLMRIEDPYEYRARYTLPKFIVTAAGDQFFPVDSARYYFDALPGPKYLRTIPNADHSLRGTDGWMSLLAFYEALLNQRPLPEFEWKHGEPGQLELTCKSQPTEVKLWTATNPKARDFRLESLGPAWTSTTLSPTRPGSYSVRVPKPAEGWTAYFVELKFPSGVALPFVFTTDARVVPDTYPFKWTAPASPPPPRTQ from the coding sequence ATGAACATTCTACCATTGATGAAACGCCGGGCTGGTTTTCTCATCACAGCCAGCAACACGTTGATGCTTTGGACTGCCGCCGGTATTTGTGCCATGGCGGCCACGGCTGCTGAAGAAAGGGTGCGGGCCACTCCCCCCACAGCGCTGGATCGTTACGTGGCCTCCCCCGATACCAATTACCAATGGCAGGTGGTCAATACCTTTACGGCCGACCAGGCCAAGGTGGTGGTCATAGAGCTAACCAGCCAGTCTTGGCTGACGCCACAGGAAGTCAACCGCACGCTATGGCGGCACTGGTTGACCCTTACCATCCCCTCCAACGCCACTCACCAAACGGCGCTGTTATTGATTGGCGGAGGCTCCAACGATCGGCCTGCCCCCACCAAACCTGATGCCAATGCCCTGCTTTTGGCCAGTACCACGCGCTCGGTGGTTGCTAATCTGAGCAACGTGCCCAACCAACCCCTCGTTTTCGCCGACCGCACCAATCGCATGAGCGAGGATGCGCTTATTGCCTACACGTGGGACAAATTCCTTCGCACGGGCGACGAACGCTGGCCAGCCCGCCTGCCCATGACCAAAGCCGCGGTGCGCGCCATGGACACGATTACCGCCTTTTGTGCGACCGCCCAAGGTGGGCAGCGCACCATCCGGCATTTCGTGGTGGCGGGAGCTTCCAAGCGCGGCTGGACGACCTGGGCCGCCGGCGCCGTGGACCCCCGCGTCACCGGCATCATGCCCGTGGTCATTGACGTGCTGAATGTTGTACCCTCTTTGAAGGCCCATTATGCCGCCTATGGCTTCTTCGCCCCTGCGGTGGGCAATTATACCTATGAGCGCATACCCGATTGGATGGACACCCCGCAATGTCGGCAGCTTATGCGGATTGAAGACCCTTACGAATATCGTGCGCGCTACACGCTGCCCAAGTTCATCGTCACTGCGGCAGGCGATCAATTCTTTCCCGTGGATTCCGCCCGCTACTATTTCGACGCCCTGCCTGGTCCCAAATATTTGCGCACAATTCCCAACGCCGACCACAGCCTGCGCGGCACCGATGGTTGGATGAGTCTCCTGGCTTTTTACGAAGCCCTGCTTAATCAACGGCCTCTGCCGGAATTTGAGTGGAAACATGGCGAACCCGGCCAACTGGAACTGACCTGCAAATCCCAGCCCACCGAAGTCAAGCTTTGGACGGCCACCAATCCCAAGGCGCGTGATTTCCGCCTGGAATCGCTGGGACCCGCCTGGACCAGCACCACCCTCTCGCCCACCCGGCCGGGAAGCTACTCCGTCCGCGTACCCAAACCTGCCGAGGGTTGGACGGCTTACTTTGTGGAATTAAAGTTTCCGAGCGGCGTTGCCCTGCCCTTTGTTTTCACCACCGACGCCCGCGTTGTGCCTGACACCTACCCCTTCAAGTGGACTGCTCCAGCAAGCCCACCGCCGCCGCGCACCCAATAA
- a CDS encoding aldo/keto reductase — translation MKRRNFLATMAAATAGAAVLPQSLGAADTTAPARDRLGPLLPTRPLGKTGIRVTAFCLGGHHAELGRTPAETQAIIEAALEQGCRFFDNAKNYSNGEAERRYGQFLVPKYRELVFLMTKSSAATAAEARKELEGSLSRMKCDYLDLWQIHHITSPEDVENRLKNGVLDVFLEAKRSGKVRFIGFTGHSNYQAHLRMLAWLQKRGIELDTCQMPINLCDPHYESFIVNVLPLLQERKYGILAMKTMAYGTMVGKPGFGDKPHPNPPTRSGITPRQMHEYVYSLPVAALVSGCTTPAEVVENTTWLREFKGMDEAERKRLLTLAAKHAGQSLESYKSPPKQG, via the coding sequence ATGAAACGCCGGAACTTCCTCGCCACCATGGCCGCCGCAACGGCGGGAGCAGCCGTTTTGCCGCAATCCCTGGGCGCCGCGGACACCACCGCTCCGGCCCGGGACCGCCTGGGGCCACTGCTGCCGACGCGGCCGCTGGGGAAAACCGGCATCCGCGTGACCGCCTTTTGTCTTGGCGGCCATCACGCGGAGTTGGGCCGTACGCCGGCCGAGACTCAAGCCATCATCGAGGCCGCCCTGGAACAAGGGTGCCGTTTTTTTGACAACGCTAAAAATTACAGCAACGGCGAGGCGGAGCGCCGGTATGGGCAATTTCTCGTCCCCAAATATCGCGAGCTGGTTTTTCTCATGACCAAGAGCAGCGCGGCTACGGCAGCGGAAGCGCGGAAGGAATTGGAAGGCTCGCTGTCGCGCATGAAGTGTGACTACCTCGACCTCTGGCAAATCCATCATATTACCTCGCCGGAGGACGTTGAAAACCGTCTCAAAAATGGCGTATTGGATGTTTTTCTGGAGGCCAAGCGTTCGGGCAAAGTGCGATTCATTGGTTTTACCGGCCACTCCAATTATCAGGCGCACCTTCGGATGCTGGCCTGGCTGCAAAAGCGCGGTATCGAATTGGATACCTGCCAGATGCCCATCAATTTGTGCGACCCCCATTACGAATCTTTCATTGTGAACGTGTTGCCCCTGCTGCAAGAGCGCAAATACGGCATATTGGCCATGAAAACCATGGCTTATGGCACCATGGTGGGGAAACCGGGCTTTGGCGACAAACCGCATCCCAATCCTCCGACGCGCTCCGGCATCACGCCGCGTCAGATGCATGAATACGTGTATTCCCTGCCCGTGGCCGCGCTGGTCAGCGGTTGCACCACCCCGGCTGAAGTTGTGGAAAACACCACCTGGCTGCGCGAGTTCAAGGGCATGGACGAGGCGGAGCGCAAACGCTTGTTGACGCTCGCCGCCAAACACGCTGGCCAGTCGCTCGAAAGCTATAAAAGCCCTCCCAAACAGGGATGA
- a CDS encoding Gfo/Idh/MocA family protein, with protein sequence MPLLIPSHVLGLAGQTPPSERIQLGAIGVNGMGASNLANCAQAPDVVVTAICDVSPQRREAMVAKYAPTAKGYAHYQDLLASRDVDAVIIASPPHWHCLMAIHAVEAGKDIYLQKPMSLYPGETLAIRNAVQRHNRISQIGTQIHAGANYRRVVAWIRSGKLGPVSVVRTFNVMNQGPEGIGYAPVEEPPAGLDWNLWCGPAPLIPFNRLLYTDSYHHCSFWDYSGGWTPGMAPHIVDLPVWALNLGAPLRTYSTGGRFIIRGDGDAPDTQEVVWQYPGMTMTWMMSLCNSFAWDFGRGEPARRLGIYFHGLNGTLMASYTKCEVLPEGKYLTDLTQPPYEDLEPSPGHEREWLECIRTRRQPSCSVFYHYKVDLALTLANLSLRVGRMIRFDPETERIVGDTEAARLAIPQYRPPWRFPSQYLPRRGLA encoded by the coding sequence ATGCCTCTGCTCATACCCTCCCATGTGCTGGGGCTTGCAGGGCAAACGCCGCCCAGCGAACGAATTCAACTGGGCGCCATCGGCGTGAACGGGATGGGAGCCTCCAATCTGGCGAATTGCGCCCAGGCCCCGGATGTGGTGGTCACCGCCATTTGCGATGTTTCGCCGCAACGACGCGAGGCAATGGTGGCCAAGTACGCGCCGACAGCCAAAGGTTATGCGCATTACCAGGATTTGCTGGCATCTCGAGACGTGGATGCGGTCATTATCGCCAGCCCTCCCCATTGGCATTGTTTAATGGCCATCCATGCGGTGGAAGCGGGCAAGGACATTTATCTACAGAAGCCCATGTCGCTTTATCCAGGGGAAACGCTGGCCATCCGCAACGCGGTCCAGCGGCATAACCGCATCAGCCAGATTGGCACGCAAATACATGCCGGCGCAAATTACCGGCGCGTGGTCGCCTGGATTCGCTCGGGCAAACTGGGACCGGTCAGTGTGGTACGCACCTTTAACGTGATGAACCAGGGGCCGGAAGGCATTGGTTACGCGCCCGTGGAAGAACCACCCGCCGGCCTGGACTGGAATCTATGGTGCGGCCCGGCGCCGCTTATCCCGTTCAACCGGCTGTTGTACACGGATTCATATCACCATTGTTCATTCTGGGATTATTCCGGAGGCTGGACGCCGGGAATGGCGCCCCACATCGTGGATTTGCCGGTGTGGGCTCTCAATTTGGGGGCGCCGTTGCGCACGTATTCCACGGGCGGCCGGTTCATTATCCGCGGGGACGGCGATGCGCCTGATACTCAAGAGGTAGTGTGGCAGTATCCGGGCATGACCATGACGTGGATGATGAGCCTCTGTAATAGTTTTGCCTGGGATTTCGGCCGTGGCGAGCCAGCCAGACGCCTGGGAATTTATTTCCATGGACTCAATGGCACTTTAATGGCCAGCTACACCAAATGCGAGGTGCTGCCGGAGGGCAAATATTTAACCGACTTGACCCAGCCGCCGTACGAGGATTTGGAACCATCGCCGGGGCACGAGCGGGAATGGCTTGAATGCATACGCACCCGACGGCAACCAAGTTGCAGTGTGTTTTATCATTATAAGGTGGATTTGGCTTTAACACTGGCCAATTTATCCCTGCGCGTGGGCCGCATGATTCGTTTCGACCCGGAAACAGAAAGAATTGTCGGCGACACGGAGGCTGCGCGCCTGGCCATTCCCCAGTATCGCCCGCCGTGGCGATTCCCCTCCCAATATCTTCCACGGCGGGGCCTGGCATAA
- a CDS encoding Gfo/Idh/MocA family protein, translating into MPANHQNKTKVVILGAGFIADIHAESFHRFVPEAEVIAVYARDPVKAEAFARRHHIAFWYDDLERAIHEAGADVVDVCLPNFLHCQAVLTAARAGKHVIVEKPLCMSLEEADAMIAACRQAGRLLMYAEELCFAPKYERVRQLVQEGALGRIFQLRQCEKHSGPHSPWFYDVEQSGGGVLMDMGCHGLAWFRWMLGRQTQPVSVSAHLQTGLRHAQRTRGEENSVVIVTFANGVLGVVENSWAKPGGMDDRVEVYGDGGVVYADLFIGNSALTYSEKGYGYALEKAGTTQGWTFTICEEAFNQGYPQELRHFIQCVQQGTTPLVTGEDGKAVLELLLAAYASAGLGRPISLPFQPKVNKPVDLWLTPPPS; encoded by the coding sequence ATGCCAGCAAACCATCAAAACAAAACCAAGGTCGTAATTTTAGGAGCTGGATTTATCGCCGATATTCACGCAGAAAGTTTCCACCGATTCGTGCCAGAGGCTGAGGTTATTGCGGTATATGCGCGCGACCCAGTCAAAGCCGAAGCCTTTGCCCGGCGCCATCACATTGCCTTTTGGTACGATGATTTGGAGCGGGCCATTCATGAAGCAGGGGCGGATGTGGTGGACGTCTGCCTTCCCAATTTTCTGCACTGCCAGGCGGTGCTCACTGCCGCACGGGCAGGCAAGCATGTCATTGTGGAAAAGCCGCTCTGCATGAGCCTGGAAGAGGCGGATGCCATGATTGCCGCCTGCCGCCAGGCCGGCCGCCTGTTAATGTATGCGGAAGAATTATGCTTTGCCCCCAAATACGAAAGGGTGCGGCAACTGGTGCAGGAGGGGGCGTTAGGACGCATTTTTCAACTGCGCCAATGCGAGAAACACTCCGGCCCCCATTCACCTTGGTTTTATGATGTGGAGCAATCCGGCGGCGGGGTGTTGATGGATATGGGCTGCCATGGCCTGGCCTGGTTTCGCTGGATGCTTGGCCGTCAAACGCAACCGGTAAGTGTCAGCGCGCACTTGCAAACCGGTCTGCGCCATGCCCAAAGAACCCGCGGGGAGGAAAACTCCGTGGTCATTGTGACTTTTGCCAACGGCGTGCTGGGTGTCGTCGAAAACAGTTGGGCCAAACCGGGCGGCATGGATGACCGGGTGGAGGTCTATGGCGATGGCGGCGTGGTCTATGCCGATTTATTCATCGGCAATTCGGCGCTGACTTACAGCGAAAAAGGTTACGGTTACGCCCTGGAAAAAGCGGGCACCACCCAAGGTTGGACGTTCACCATTTGCGAGGAGGCTTTCAACCAGGGCTACCCGCAAGAGCTGCGGCATTTCATTCAATGCGTCCAACAGGGAACCACGCCCCTGGTCACCGGTGAAGATGGCAAAGCAGTCCTCGAATTGTTGCTCGCCGCGTACGCCTCGGCGGGTTTGGGGCGTCCCATTTCCCTGCCCTTCCAACCCAAAGTAAATAAACCAGTGGATTTATGGTTGACCCCTCCGCCCTCATGA
- a CDS encoding glycosyltransferase — protein MKWLFFSNLYPDHAEPGRGLPNARLVRRLQSVWQLRVISPRPVWPGFPGHRRRALPEDEAVQPIYPPAWYLPKWGSRWNPSLMRYCLRPYIQQLYRRWRFDGVLASWLYPDACAIQPLASALGVPVVAIAQGSDVHQYLQHPVRRRLIQTHLVHCPLIIARSHNLAKALQAAGFPPQQLRVIYNGVDTKVFHPGDGRAARQRLALTRDARILLWVGNFLPVKNPLLAVEAARLVQRRLADPFYLVMVGNGPLGPAIAERARHWRVPLILAGRRAEADTADFMRAADALCLTSEAEGTPNVILEALASGLPVVSTAVGGVPEILKPPTAGRLVPAGDAAALAAALLEIWTNPPARESVAATVQEFSWEVTVHKYVSAIQEVLANK, from the coding sequence ATGAAATGGTTGTTCTTCTCAAATTTATATCCCGACCACGCCGAGCCTGGACGTGGCTTGCCCAATGCGCGGTTGGTACGTCGTCTGCAATCGGTTTGGCAATTGCGGGTCATCTCTCCGCGGCCGGTCTGGCCCGGCTTTCCCGGACATCGCCGCCGCGCTCTCCCGGAAGATGAAGCCGTGCAGCCCATCTACCCTCCTGCCTGGTATTTGCCCAAATGGGGCAGCCGTTGGAATCCCAGCTTGATGCGTTACTGCCTGCGGCCTTATATCCAACAATTGTACCGGCGCTGGCGCTTTGATGGAGTATTGGCCTCCTGGTTATATCCCGATGCCTGCGCTATTCAACCCCTCGCAAGTGCCTTGGGAGTGCCAGTAGTGGCCATTGCGCAAGGCTCCGATGTGCATCAATACCTGCAACACCCGGTGCGCCGCCGCTTGATACAAACGCACCTCGTGCACTGTCCCCTCATCATTGCGCGCAGCCATAATCTGGCGAAAGCCTTGCAAGCAGCGGGTTTTCCCCCGCAGCAGTTGCGCGTCATCTACAATGGCGTGGACACCAAGGTGTTTCATCCCGGCGATGGCAGAGCCGCGCGCCAGCGCCTGGCCCTCACCCGCGATGCCCGCATCTTGTTGTGGGTGGGCAACTTTCTTCCGGTAAAAAATCCCTTGCTCGCCGTTGAGGCCGCCCGGCTGGTGCAGCGCCGCCTGGCAGACCCCTTTTATCTGGTCATGGTCGGCAATGGCCCGCTCGGCCCGGCCATTGCTGAACGGGCCCGCCATTGGCGCGTGCCGCTTATTCTGGCCGGGCGTCGCGCAGAAGCGGACACCGCCGATTTCATGCGTGCTGCCGATGCGCTATGCCTGACCAGCGAAGCCGAGGGAACGCCCAATGTGATTTTGGAAGCCCTGGCAAGCGGCCTGCCCGTAGTCTCCACTGCTGTGGGCGGAGTCCCCGAAATCTTGAAACCACCCACTGCTGGCAGGCTGGTGCCTGCCGGCGATGCGGCAGCGCTGGCTGCGGCCTTGTTGGAAATTTGGACCAACCCGCCAGCGCGCGAGAGCGTTGCCGCCACCGTCCAAGAGTTTTCTTGGGAAGTGACCGTGCACAAATATGTTTCTGCAATTCAAGAAGTCTTGGCCAATAAATGA
- a CDS encoding DUF3299 domain-containing protein translates to MVTTLRFLVQDYQPSYNKRARGESLWAKLVIALVFLSTLALTLWLWRREAAPVVNVGELQGDPIVPLSTNTPGASKKVRYKPGSLPQRLVQFQYRVERQGLTSAFSAELKMDNLPPGFVIYTNDVSLPTSLVPDNRGYVTLGFDYLSGFPFALEPDLADGRRNPALAGEKVRAQIPEHIRRLDQRLVRLRGFLVPVRMDEELAVEFLLMRDQTLCCYGKVPRVNEWVHVQVKGRGVKPIMDIPITVEGLLRVGDRWENGYFAGIYFLHANSAAFDRRE, encoded by the coding sequence TTGGTAACCACGTTGCGATTCCTGGTGCAGGACTATCAACCATCGTACAACAAGCGCGCACGGGGCGAATCCCTCTGGGCCAAGCTGGTCATTGCGCTGGTGTTTTTATCCACGTTGGCGCTTACCTTATGGCTTTGGCGGCGCGAAGCGGCTCCCGTGGTCAATGTCGGGGAGCTGCAGGGTGACCCCATTGTGCCGCTGTCCACGAATACTCCCGGGGCGTCCAAAAAGGTCCGTTACAAGCCTGGCTCCCTGCCGCAACGGCTGGTTCAATTCCAATATCGGGTGGAGCGCCAGGGGCTTACCAGTGCGTTCAGTGCCGAGCTCAAAATGGACAACCTGCCACCGGGGTTTGTCATTTATACCAATGACGTGAGCCTTCCCACCTCGCTGGTGCCAGACAACCGCGGCTATGTGACGCTGGGATTCGACTACCTCTCGGGCTTTCCTTTTGCCCTGGAGCCTGACCTGGCGGATGGGCGGCGTAATCCCGCTTTGGCCGGGGAAAAAGTCCGCGCCCAGATTCCTGAACACATCCGGCGCTTGGACCAGCGCCTGGTGCGTTTGCGGGGATTTCTGGTGCCGGTCCGCATGGATGAGGAACTGGCGGTGGAATTTCTTTTAATGCGTGACCAAACGCTTTGTTGCTATGGCAAGGTTCCCCGGGTCAATGAATGGGTACATGTCCAGGTGAAGGGGCGTGGGGTCAAGCCCATCATGGATATTCCCATCACGGTGGAGGGGCTGTTGCGCGTTGGCGACCGGTGGGAAAATGGTTACTTTGCCGGCATCTATTTTCTTCATGCCAATAGCGCTGCCTTCGACCGAAGAGAGTAA
- a CDS encoding dihydropteroate synthase, translating to MLHLKALRDLWERDPVAAEARVREFDLGGRRFQFNQRPEIMGVINLSPGSWYRESVCLSAESAIRRGKVLYEQGAAIVDVGAESTLAHTERVDELRQQSLLLPVVEGLSRAGVLVSVETYHPAVARAALEAGARVLNLTGTERAEECYAVVAAHAAAVILCYVQGPNVREVGDFDLQADPIPMMYEYFAREIERATRAGVERIFVDPGLGFYYRNLQDSAVRVRHQMKVFLNTFRLRTLGFPICHALPHAFEYFGEEVRCAEPFFCVLAALGKTDLFRTHEVPRIRAVLETMKVWE from the coding sequence ATGTTGCACTTAAAGGCTTTGCGCGATTTGTGGGAACGTGATCCGGTGGCGGCAGAGGCGCGGGTGCGCGAATTTGATCTGGGCGGTCGCCGTTTTCAATTCAACCAGCGGCCCGAAATCATGGGGGTCATCAATTTGTCTCCAGGCTCATGGTATCGCGAAAGCGTTTGCCTGAGCGCCGAGAGCGCCATCCGCCGCGGCAAGGTATTGTACGAGCAGGGGGCGGCAATTGTGGATGTGGGCGCGGAATCCACGCTGGCGCACACGGAACGCGTGGATGAGCTGCGCCAGCAGTCTTTGCTCCTGCCGGTGGTGGAAGGTCTGAGCCGGGCAGGGGTGCTGGTCTCAGTGGAGACCTACCATCCGGCGGTGGCGCGCGCCGCTTTGGAGGCGGGGGCCAGGGTGTTGAATCTTACCGGCACCGAGCGGGCAGAGGAATGTTATGCCGTGGTGGCGGCGCATGCAGCCGCTGTCATTTTGTGTTATGTGCAGGGGCCCAATGTGCGGGAAGTGGGTGACTTTGATTTACAGGCGGATCCCATTCCCATGATGTACGAGTATTTTGCGCGCGAGATTGAGCGCGCCACACGCGCCGGGGTGGAGCGCATTTTCGTTGATCCCGGCCTGGGTTTTTACTATCGCAACCTGCAAGACAGCGCTGTGCGAGTGCGGCACCAGATGAAGGTGTTTCTCAACACCTTCCGGCTGCGCACTTTGGGGTTTCCCATTTGCCATGCGCTGCCACATGCCTTTGAATATTTTGGCGAGGAAGTGCGTTGCGCCGAGCCTTTTTTCTGTGTGCTGGCAGCCTTGGGGAAAACGGACTTGTTCCGCACGCATGAGGTGCCGCGCATTCGGGCGGTCCTGGAGACGATGAAGGTTTGGGAATGA
- a CDS encoding alkaline phosphatase family protein: MTLSTLARSSGYLELALVYFLLSNVGFAAPDFHATQETVGPAGRNRYVTPANQVLTPAGLHVLLPGTRPQALALSPDGRLLVITGKTNALLVLDPRTGALRQTVPMPSEKALDPEPGPVSTHILSPDKSAQVSYTGLVFSPDGTRLYLANVNGSIKVFSVDPHGHVAALFTMPLPEVNAEGRKAEIPAGLAISADGRRLYVVLNLSNQLAELDALTGKLLRTWPVGVAPYDVRLHGHRAFVSNWGGRQPGTNDVTGPAGRGFLVRVDATRYIASEGSVTVIDLAANRVEREILSGRHASGMALSPDGRHLCVANAAEDTISVIETHSGRLVENFTARQHPADLFGAAPNALAFGRDGRTLYACNGSQNAVAVFDFKPGRSSLRGLIPVGWYPGALVYDRQRDTLYVANIKGIGSGAILSPGTKGKYNSHQYLGSLSIVKAPGRAALQEMTRVALQNMRYPLLREAARPPRPNQPPRPVPERVGEPSVFKHVVYIIKENRTYDQVLGDMPEGRGNAELCIFGEKITPNHHALAREFVLLDNTYCSGILSADGHQWTDTGITTDYMEKSFAGFPRSYPDGMEDDDIDALAYSPAGFIWDLVMGHGKTFRTYGEFAIADKFWLDQRRGPKPSWMDAYRQFLGLTNGIHISSRPAIESLRDHLATNTVGWDMDIPDVFRAAQFIHELKEFERTGRFPHLVMICLPNDHTSGTKANSPTPAAYMADNDLALGQIIEAISHSRFWKETCIFVIEDDPQNGWDHISGYRTVAFVVSPYTRRRAVVSTQYNQTSILRTIELILGLPPMNQLDATATPMFDCFMLTPDYTPYQARPNNIPLDELNPPPKRVENPLLRRYAQASAHLPLEQVDRCPEDLLNRILWHAMKGPNAPYPAWAVRLVKDDDDD, encoded by the coding sequence ATGACGCTATCCACTTTGGCACGTTCGTCAGGCTATCTGGAGTTGGCCCTGGTATATTTTCTTCTTTCAAACGTCGGTTTTGCCGCGCCGGATTTCCATGCCACGCAAGAAACTGTGGGTCCGGCAGGCAGGAATCGCTATGTGACGCCGGCCAACCAGGTGCTTACCCCCGCAGGTCTGCATGTGTTGCTGCCCGGGACTCGCCCCCAAGCGCTGGCTCTAAGCCCGGATGGCAGACTGCTGGTGATTACAGGCAAAACCAACGCCCTCCTGGTGCTCGACCCGCGGACTGGGGCGCTTCGGCAAACTGTGCCTATGCCTTCAGAAAAGGCTTTGGACCCGGAGCCGGGTCCGGTGTCCACTCACATCCTGTCACCGGACAAATCCGCTCAGGTCAGTTATACCGGTCTGGTGTTCTCGCCTGATGGCACCCGGCTTTATCTCGCCAATGTCAACGGGAGCATCAAGGTGTTTTCGGTGGATCCTCACGGGCACGTTGCCGCGCTCTTTACCATGCCTCTGCCGGAGGTCAATGCCGAGGGCCGCAAGGCCGAAATTCCGGCCGGGTTGGCAATATCTGCGGACGGTCGGCGATTGTATGTGGTGCTGAATCTCTCGAATCAACTGGCCGAACTGGATGCACTCACCGGCAAGCTTTTGCGCACCTGGCCGGTCGGCGTGGCACCGTATGACGTCCGCCTTCATGGCCACCGTGCCTTTGTAAGCAATTGGGGCGGACGCCAGCCCGGCACCAATGATGTCACTGGCCCGGCGGGGCGCGGTTTTCTTGTTCGAGTGGACGCCACCCGTTACATTGCCAGTGAAGGCTCCGTGACGGTTATTGATCTGGCTGCCAACCGGGTGGAGCGGGAAATTCTCTCCGGCCGTCACGCCTCGGGCATGGCTCTTTCGCCTGATGGCCGCCATCTCTGCGTGGCCAATGCGGCCGAGGATACCATTAGCGTTATCGAAACGCATTCCGGGCGGCTGGTGGAAAACTTCACTGCCCGCCAGCATCCTGCGGATTTATTTGGCGCCGCCCCCAATGCGCTGGCTTTCGGGCGGGATGGCCGCACGTTGTATGCCTGCAACGGCTCGCAAAACGCCGTGGCCGTGTTTGATTTCAAACCCGGCCGAAGTTCGTTGCGCGGATTGATTCCCGTCGGCTGGTATCCGGGGGCGCTGGTGTATGACCGGCAGCGCGACACGCTCTATGTCGCCAACATCAAGGGCATCGGTTCAGGGGCAATCCTTTCTCCTGGCACAAAGGGAAAATACAACAGTCATCAGTATCTTGGTTCCCTCTCCATCGTGAAAGCGCCTGGACGCGCAGCCTTGCAAGAGATGACCCGCGTGGCCTTGCAAAACATGCGCTATCCCTTGCTGCGCGAAGCTGCCCGGCCCCCACGGCCCAACCAGCCGCCCCGGCCGGTGCCCGAGCGAGTGGGTGAACCCAGCGTTTTCAAACACGTCGTGTATATCATCAAAGAGAATCGCACTTACGACCAGGTGCTGGGGGATATGCCGGAAGGGAGGGGGAATGCTGAGTTGTGCATTTTTGGGGAGAAAATCACGCCCAATCACCACGCACTGGCGCGTGAATTTGTGCTGCTGGACAATACCTACTGCTCCGGCATCTTGAGCGCAGATGGCCATCAATGGACCGATACCGGCATCACCACCGACTACATGGAGAAATCTTTTGCCGGTTTCCCGCGCAGCTATCCCGATGGCATGGAGGACGACGACATAGACGCGCTGGCCTATTCACCCGCGGGATTTATCTGGGACCTGGTCATGGGGCATGGCAAGACCTTCCGCACTTATGGCGAATTCGCCATTGCGGACAAATTCTGGCTGGATCAACGCCGCGGCCCGAAACCTTCCTGGATGGATGCCTACCGTCAATTCCTTGGCCTCACGAACGGCATCCACATCAGCAGCCGGCCTGCCATCGAATCGTTGCGGGACCATCTGGCCACCAACACGGTGGGCTGGGATATGGATATTCCTGATGTTTTTCGTGCGGCGCAATTCATCCACGAACTGAAGGAATTTGAGCGCACCGGGCGGTTTCCTCACCTGGTGATGATTTGCCTGCCCAATGACCATACCAGTGGCACCAAGGCCAACAGTCCCACGCCTGCCGCCTACATGGCCGACAATGACCTTGCCCTGGGGCAGATTATTGAGGCCATCAGCCACAGCCGCTTCTGGAAAGAGACCTGCATTTTTGTCATTGAAGACGACCCACAAAATGGCTGGGACCACATTAGCGGTTATCGCACGGTGGCCTTTGTGGTCAGTCCTTACACCAGGCGCCGCGCAGTGGTAAGCACGCAGTACAACCAGACCAGCATCCTGCGCACCATTGAATTGATACTCGGCCTGCCGCCCATGAACCAACTGGATGCCACGGCCACGCCGATGTTTGATTGCTTCATGTTAACGCCGGACTATACGCCCTACCAAGCCCGGCCCAACAACATCCCGCTTGATGAGTTGAACCCTCCGCCCAAACGAGTGGAAAATCCGTTGTTGCGCCGCTACGCTCAGGCCTCCGCGCACCTGCCGCTGGAGCAGGTGGACCGCTGCCCGGAGGACTTGCTCAACCGCATCCTCTGGCACGCCATGAAAGGCCCGAATGCTCCATATCCTGCCTGGGCCGTGCGACTGGTCAAAGACGACGACGATGACTAG